A region of Malaciobacter marinus DNA encodes the following proteins:
- a CDS encoding aldolase/citrate lyase family protein, which yields MSSTIKIEVPEFLNIGVACTSAHVGTENENNTAMIIEDDKLGTDEISYKELAEKSDQICNFLTGIGLEARDRVLVCLKNSLAYPISFFGAIKAGIIAVPTSTLLSGSEVKYLAEDSQASAIVMSASMYENLVPYLENIDNLKTIIVAGTNSVDDYKKPKGINVYALNEILNNADKTANHYNSKAGEPAYLVYTSGTTGYPKGVLHSHRSLVGRTPATEYWFNFKKNDRIMHSGKFNWTYVLGSALMDPLFNGHTVIAYEGANDASTWIDLIKKHKCTIFIGVPTIYRQIIQKTKFTIDDCPSLRYCMSAGEHLSTEMIEAWRDRFKQDIYEAIGMSECSYYISHSINNPIRPGSAGFVQPGHIVKLLDPETLKEVDVEEEGMICIGEDDPGLFIEYWQLEDETAKARHDGYFFTGDYAKRDKDGYIWFIGRKDDIINTFGFRVSPHEIERVVKTHPLVADCVAFGLEIAKDKTLVAIAVIGHENLTKEQEEEVLTFSQANLAKYKAPKKIFSMKDYPRTKNGKVLRKQLVKNLHDLEDAKTKGEEVVEYKARRSMLFIPAYNKHNVEKAKSVLADTVIFDFEAILQEQREVGRDVLRTVYKESGSKFGDSERVFRVNNFKTEDLKKDLELAKELEIDGLLFSKIQTKEDVLEAVKLIDEVDTNLTLMIMIETPLSVLNIQEICSASSRVEVVVVGSNKLANRLQIDIKKGSKAMFNYLSQIALAAKAYGKTVIDGPYYDVHDEFACEDSTKDAYNLGFDGKSLIHPVQIEYINDIFTPKQTEVKAYEEMISKYEEAAKDGREVIVYNNKLVDSSKIKWAKKMISLYETYKSLGQNLFGK from the coding sequence ATGAGTTCAACTATTAAAATTGAAGTACCTGAATTTTTAAATATTGGTGTAGCTTGTACTTCTGCTCACGTAGGAACAGAAAACGAAAATAATACAGCAATGATAATTGAGGATGACAAATTAGGAACTGATGAGATTTCATACAAAGAGTTAGCTGAAAAATCTGATCAAATTTGTAATTTTCTTACTGGAATTGGACTTGAAGCTAGAGATAGAGTTTTAGTATGTTTAAAAAACTCTTTGGCTTATCCTATTTCATTTTTTGGTGCTATTAAAGCAGGTATAATTGCTGTTCCAACATCTACACTATTAAGTGGTTCAGAAGTTAAATATCTTGCTGAAGATTCACAAGCAAGTGCTATTGTAATGTCAGCTTCTATGTATGAAAATTTAGTTCCATATTTAGAAAATATAGATAATTTAAAAACTATTATTGTTGCAGGAACAAATAGCGTTGATGATTATAAAAAACCAAAAGGTATTAATGTATATGCATTAAATGAAATCTTAAACAATGCAGATAAAACAGCTAATCACTATAATTCAAAAGCTGGTGAGCCTGCATATTTAGTATATACATCAGGAACTACTGGTTATCCAAAGGGAGTTTTACACTCACATAGATCATTAGTTGGAAGAACTCCTGCTACTGAGTATTGGTTTAATTTTAAAAAGAATGATAGAATCATGCATTCTGGAAAATTTAACTGGACATATGTTTTAGGTTCTGCATTAATGGATCCACTATTTAATGGTCATACAGTTATTGCTTATGAAGGAGCAAATGATGCTTCAACATGGATTGATTTAATAAAAAAACATAAGTGTACTATATTTATTGGAGTACCAACTATATATAGACAAATCATTCAAAAAACTAAATTTACAATAGATGATTGTCCAAGTTTAAGATATTGTATGAGTGCTGGGGAACATCTTTCAACTGAGATGATTGAAGCTTGGAGAGATAGATTTAAACAAGATATTTATGAAGCTATTGGAATGAGTGAATGTTCTTATTATATTTCACACTCTATTAATAATCCAATAAGACCTGGAAGTGCAGGATTTGTTCAACCTGGTCATATTGTTAAACTACTTGATCCTGAAACATTAAAAGAAGTTGATGTTGAAGAAGAAGGTATGATTTGTATAGGAGAAGATGATCCTGGATTGTTTATTGAATATTGGCAACTAGAAGATGAAACTGCAAAAGCAAGACATGATGGATACTTCTTTACAGGAGATTATGCAAAAAGAGATAAAGATGGTTATATTTGGTTTATTGGTAGAAAAGATGACATTATCAATACATTTGGATTTAGAGTATCTCCTCATGAAATAGAAAGAGTTGTAAAAACTCATCCACTTGTAGCAGATTGTGTTGCATTTGGATTAGAAATTGCAAAAGATAAAACACTTGTAGCAATTGCTGTAATTGGTCATGAAAACTTAACAAAAGAGCAAGAAGAAGAAGTTTTAACATTTTCTCAAGCTAATTTAGCAAAATACAAAGCTCCAAAGAAAATTTTTAGTATGAAAGATTACCCAAGAACTAAAAATGGAAAAGTTTTAAGAAAACAGCTTGTTAAAAATCTTCATGATTTAGAAGATGCAAAAACAAAAGGTGAAGAAGTTGTTGAATACAAAGCAAGAAGATCTATGCTTTTTATTCCAGCATATAATAAACACAATGTAGAAAAAGCAAAATCTGTTTTAGCTGATACTGTAATTTTTGATTTTGAGGCTATTTTACAAGAACAAAGAGAAGTAGGAAGAGATGTTTTAAGAACTGTCTATAAAGAAAGTGGTTCAAAATTTGGAGATTCTGAAAGAGTATTTAGAGTAAATAATTTTAAAACAGAAGATTTAAAAAAAGACTTAGAATTAGCGAAAGAGTTAGAAATAGATGGACTATTGTTTTCTAAAATACAAACAAAAGAAGATGTATTAGAAGCAGTTAAACTAATTGATGAAGTTGATACAAATTTAACATTGATGATTATGATTGAAACACCACTTTCAGTTTTAAATATTCAAGAGATTTGTAGTGCAAGTTCAAGAGTTGAAGTTGTAGTTGTTGGTTCAAATAAATTAGCAAATAGGCTTCAAATCGATATTAAAAAAGGTTCTAAAGCGATGTTTAATTACTTATCGCAAATTGCACTTGCTGCTAAAGCATATGGCAAAACAGTAATTGATGGACCATATTATGATGTACATGATGAATTTGCTTGTGAAGATTCAACAAAAGATGCATATAACTTAGGATTTGATGGAAAATCATTGATTCATCCAGTTCAAATTGAATATATCAATGATATTTTCACACCAAAACAAACAGAAGTGAAAGCATATGAAGAGATGATATCTAAATATGAAGAAGCAGCAAAAGATGGTAGAGAAGTTATTGTATATAATAATAAACTTGTTGATAGTTCAAAAATCAAATGGGCTAAAAAGATGATTTCATTATATGAAACATACAAATCTTTAGGTCAAAATTTATTTGGTAAATAA
- a CDS encoding MaoC family dehydratase has protein sequence MSKINLGNFFEDFKIGQKIIHPLPRTITDGDVSFYIALTGSRFALHSSDVLAQKMGYKKKPLDDLLMFHLTFGKSVQDISLNAIANLGYAEVSFPNPVFVGDTVRLETEIIGLKENSNGKSGVVYVHSIGYNQDEQEVLNLKRWVMVHKKNKNEMSNIKDIPTFEKTQAIAKQINIPIQNNIDIDTTGGEFFFEDYEVGERLNHTEGITIDDSDHTLATKLYQNNAKVHFDDFMMKSTPMGQRLMYGGHIISIARSISFNGLQNAQWIYSINSGAHANPTYAKDTIYAYTEILEKINHERDDIGLLRLRTVAVKNQKSEEISNPKDEDGKYLKNVVLDLDYTVIIPKNKTKK, from the coding sequence TTGTCTAAAATTAATTTAGGAAACTTTTTTGAAGATTTTAAAATCGGACAAAAAATAATTCATCCACTTCCAAGAACAATAACAGATGGTGATGTATCTTTTTACATCGCCTTAACTGGAAGTAGATTTGCACTGCACTCATCTGATGTATTAGCACAAAAGATGGGTTATAAGAAAAAACCTCTTGATGATTTATTGATGTTTCATTTAACATTTGGAAAATCTGTTCAAGATATCTCTTTAAATGCAATTGCAAATTTAGGTTATGCAGAAGTTTCTTTTCCTAATCCTGTATTTGTAGGAGACACAGTTAGACTTGAAACAGAAATTATTGGATTAAAAGAGAATTCAAATGGTAAAAGTGGAGTAGTTTATGTTCACTCAATTGGTTATAACCAAGATGAACAAGAGGTTCTAAACCTTAAAAGATGGGTTATGGTTCATAAGAAAAATAAAAATGAAATGAGTAATATTAAAGATATTCCAACATTTGAAAAAACTCAAGCTATTGCAAAACAAATTAATATACCAATACAAAATAATATTGATATTGATACAACTGGAGGAGAATTTTTCTTTGAAGATTACGAAGTTGGTGAAAGATTAAACCATACTGAGGGTATTACTATTGATGATAGTGATCATACACTTGCAACAAAACTTTATCAAAACAATGCAAAAGTACATTTTGATGATTTTATGATGAAAAGTACACCAATGGGTCAAAGATTGATGTATGGAGGTCACATAATATCAATTGCAAGAAGTATCTCTTTTAATGGTTTACAAAATGCACAATGGATTTACTCTATTAATAGTGGAGCACATGCAAATCCTACATATGCAAAAGATACTATTTATGCATACACGGAAATTTTAGAAAAAATCAATCATGAAAGAGATGATATTGGTTTATTAAGATTAAGAACTGTTGCTGTTAAAAATCAAAAATCTGAAGAGATAAGTAATCCAAAAGATGAAGATGGTAAGTACTTGAAAAATGTAGTACTTGATTTAGATTACACTGTAATCATTCCAAAAAATAAAACAAAAAAATAA
- a CDS encoding HpcH/HpaI aldolase/citrate lyase family protein yields MTSSHIDLSKLTANDDLTPVLGGYWPGIQIYYPPIKFNPLDGTYESMEQAKLRLQKHAYKTKAHTVLFDLEDGCRQKAMSRELLIQELPKFPERNFQIAVRINPFRTDEYEEDLKMLKQIHKYIDVIVLAKAGEVYGDAEIRDLSSWLVSINANLTIQPIIEHPKSLQIASDLMDYSTVKHVVFGIHDFSKAMAYKITPEGWIDELKTFFNILTMEARIKGAGVIGGVEVLLTPNSLPDSCLEKKDIRRWLDLHGDDASRHVYAHARKECAMGLTGKQVITPNHINVCKVAFTPSPKEIEHDVAVLKAAIEADALLSGAIRYNGEMLDPPMFGKALQNILRAYALRSLSPEHQEFALTVLNKMPIHTFRENWPYGQI; encoded by the coding sequence ATGACATCATCACACATAGATTTATCAAAATTAACAGCAAATGATGACTTAACGCCAGTTCTTGGTGGTTACTGGCCTGGTATTCAAATATACTATCCCCCTATTAAGTTCAATCCATTGGACGGTACATATGAAAGTATGGAACAAGCAAAATTAAGACTACAAAAACATGCATATAAGACAAAAGCACATACTGTACTTTTTGACTTAGAAGATGGTTGTAGACAAAAAGCAATGAGTAGAGAACTTTTAATTCAAGAGTTACCAAAGTTTCCAGAAAGAAATTTTCAAATTGCAGTAAGAATTAATCCTTTTAGAACTGATGAGTATGAAGAGGATTTAAAGATGTTAAAACAAATACATAAATATATTGATGTAATTGTTTTAGCAAAAGCTGGAGAAGTTTATGGAGATGCAGAGATTAGAGACTTATCTTCTTGGTTAGTTTCAATTAATGCAAACCTTACAATTCAACCAATTATTGAGCACCCTAAATCACTTCAAATTGCATCTGATTTAATGGACTACTCAACTGTAAAACATGTTGTATTTGGTATTCATGACTTTTCTAAAGCAATGGCTTATAAGATTACTCCTGAGGGATGGATTGATGAGTTAAAAACTTTCTTTAATATTCTTACGATGGAAGCAAGAATTAAAGGTGCTGGTGTTATTGGTGGAGTTGAAGTATTACTTACACCTAACTCTTTACCAGATTCATGTTTAGAAAAAAAAGATATTAGACGATGGCTAGATTTACATGGAGATGATGCTTCAAGACATGTATATGCACATGCAAGGAAAGAATGTGCAATGGGTCTTACAGGAAAACAAGTAATTACACCAAATCATATAAATGTATGTAAAGTTGCATTTACTCCAAGTCCTAAAGAGATTGAACATGATGTAGCAGTATTAAAAGCAGCAATTGAAGCAGATGCACTTTTAAGTGGTGCTATTAGATATAACGGAGAGATGTTAGATCCTCCAATGTTTGGAAAAGCATTACAAAATATATTAAGAGCTTATGCACTTAGAAGCTTAAGCCCAGAACACCAAGAGTTTGCATTGACTGTATTAAATAAAATGCCAATTCATACATTTAGAGAAAACTGGCCATACGGTCAAATATAG
- a CDS encoding M20/M25/M40 family metallo-hydrolase: MSQIIEIFKNITNIPRCSGTHKPFIDYIQKFAKEYEYLCLVDKTNNILCKKNNSKAKLSFQSHYDIVCLSENCVPEIIQEGDILKAKDSTLGSDNGIGCSYMLYLMSQNYDCEFLFTSDEEIGLIGTNNLDLDLQSKYMLNLDSEEESEICIGCAGGVDIFAENFNKQIIENKDKLELYEISITNLQGGHSGVDIDKNIPNAIKLLAKTIKECNGKLLDIYAGERINSIPANAKAIIATNQKPIASHVNMQIDRIDTASEHLNIFDEKIVDFLYTFANGVRGYDKNLGVVLNSINLAKIETSIDSIKIELSARSMQNDELQRIKDETVVLLQNHNFEVKTDGKYPAWKPDINEFTNIVLEIYKKYNENASLEAIHAGLECAIFKDKFPNIKIASIGPTIKFPHSKKEEVSIKSVENVFEVVKQIANKYV, encoded by the coding sequence TTGAGCCAAATAATAGAGATTTTCAAAAATATAACAAATATTCCTAGATGTAGTGGTACACATAAACCTTTTATAGATTATATTCAAAAGTTTGCAAAAGAGTATGAGTACTTGTGCTTAGTTGATAAAACAAATAATATTTTATGCAAAAAAAATAACTCAAAAGCAAAACTAAGTTTTCAAAGTCATTATGACATTGTATGTCTAAGCGAAAATTGTGTTCCAGAGATTATTCAAGAAGGTGATATTTTAAAAGCAAAAGATTCAACACTTGGAAGTGATAATGGCATTGGATGTTCTTATATGCTGTATCTTATGAGTCAAAATTATGATTGTGAATTTTTGTTTACAAGTGACGAAGAGATTGGACTTATTGGAACTAATAACTTAGATTTAGATTTACAATCAAAATATATGCTAAACCTTGATAGTGAAGAAGAAAGTGAAATATGTATTGGATGTGCGGGTGGAGTTGATATATTTGCAGAAAATTTCAATAAACAAATTATTGAAAACAAAGATAAATTAGAACTATATGAAATATCAATTACAAACTTACAAGGTGGACATAGTGGAGTTGATATTGATAAAAATATTCCAAATGCTATAAAACTACTTGCAAAAACAATAAAAGAGTGTAATGGAAAACTTCTTGATATTTACGCAGGTGAAAGAATAAATTCAATTCCTGCTAATGCAAAAGCTATAATTGCTACAAATCAAAAACCTATTGCTTCACATGTAAATATGCAAATTGATAGAATTGATACTGCTTCAGAACACTTAAATATTTTTGATGAAAAAATAGTTGATTTTTTATATACATTTGCAAATGGAGTTAGAGGATATGATAAAAATCTAGGTGTAGTCCTTAATTCAATAAATCTTGCAAAAATAGAGACTTCAATTGATAGTATAAAAATTGAGTTAAGTGCAAGGTCTATGCAAAATGATGAGTTACAAAGAATAAAAGATGAAACTGTTGTTTTATTACAAAACCATAATTTCGAAGTAAAAACTGATGGAAAATATCCTGCTTGGAAACCAGATATAAATGAGTTTACAAATATAGTTTTAGAAATCTATAAAAAGTATAATGAAAATGCTAGTTTGGAGGCTATACATGCTGGTTTAGAGTGCGCAATTTTCAAAGATAAGTTTCCAAATATAAAAATTGCATCAATTGGGCCAACAATAAAATTTCCCCATTCTAAAAAAGAAGAAGTTAGTATAAAATCTGTTGAAAATGTATTTGAAGTAGTAAAGCAAATAGCAAATAAATATGTATAA
- a CDS encoding fumarate hydratase, giving the protein MSVIKEQDIIDSIAGACQYISYYHPEDFVKGMVEAYEKEESEAAKNAIAQILINSKMCAMGHRPLCQDTGSVNIFIKVGLNAKLELSKELEEVLNEGVAKGYTDPDNTLRYSVVSDPAGERKNTKNNTPAVIHYSVDNSDKVEITVAAKGGGSENKSKFTVLNPSDSIYDWVMENVRQMGAGWCPPGILGIGIGGNPEKSMLLAKESLMDHVDIHELKKRGAKNAVEELRLRLYEDINKIGIGAQGLGGLTTVLDVKILDYPCHAASKPVAMIPNCAATRHIHFELDGKGAAKFEKPDLDIWPDLEIPMDSVKRVNIEDLTKENLSQFKSGDTLLLSGKILTARDAAHKKIVEYKAAGKALPNNLDLKDRFIYYVGPVDPVRDEKVGPAGPTTSTRMDKFTKEMMEIGILGMIGKAERKQPTIDLIKEYKSTYLIATGGAAYLISQSIKDAKVVAFEEMGMEAIYEFEVKDMPVTVAVDTEGVSIHTTGPQKWRAI; this is encoded by the coding sequence ATGAGCGTTATAAAAGAGCAAGATATAATAGACAGTATCGCCGGAGCCTGTCAATATATATCATATTATCATCCAGAAGATTTTGTAAAAGGAATGGTAGAAGCATATGAAAAAGAGGAGTCAGAAGCAGCAAAAAATGCGATAGCACAGATTCTAATTAATTCAAAGATGTGTGCAATGGGACATAGACCATTGTGCCAAGATACAGGGTCAGTAAATATTTTTATCAAAGTAGGTTTAAATGCAAAACTAGAGTTGTCAAAAGAGCTAGAAGAAGTATTAAATGAGGGAGTAGCAAAAGGATATACAGACCCAGATAATACATTAAGATACTCAGTAGTAAGTGACCCAGCAGGAGAGAGAAAGAATACAAAAAATAATACTCCAGCAGTAATACATTATAGTGTAGATAACTCAGATAAAGTAGAGATAACAGTTGCAGCAAAAGGTGGAGGAAGTGAGAATAAATCTAAGTTTACAGTGCTAAATCCATCAGATTCAATATATGATTGGGTAATGGAGAATGTAAGACAAATGGGAGCAGGATGGTGTCCACCAGGAATACTAGGAATAGGAATTGGAGGAAACCCAGAGAAATCAATGCTACTAGCAAAAGAGTCTTTAATGGATCATGTAGATATACATGAATTAAAGAAAAGAGGAGCAAAGAATGCAGTTGAAGAGTTAAGATTAAGACTGTATGAAGATATCAATAAAATAGGTATAGGAGCACAAGGACTTGGAGGCTTAACAACAGTATTAGATGTAAAGATATTAGATTACCCATGTCATGCAGCTTCAAAACCAGTAGCAATGATACCAAACTGCGCAGCAACAAGACATATACATTTTGAACTAGATGGAAAAGGTGCAGCAAAATTCGAGAAACCAGATTTGGATATATGGCCAGATTTAGAGATACCAATGGATAGTGTAAAAAGAGTAAATATAGAAGATTTAACAAAAGAGAATTTGTCACAGTTTAAATCAGGGGATACATTACTATTGTCAGGGAAGATTTTAACAGCAAGAGATGCAGCACATAAAAAAATTGTAGAGTATAAAGCAGCAGGGAAAGCATTACCAAATAATTTAGATTTAAAAGATAGATTTATATATTATGTAGGACCAGTAGATCCAGTAAGAGATGAGAAAGTAGGACCAGCAGGACCAACAACATCAACAAGAATGGATAAATTCACAAAAGAGATGATGGAAATAGGAATATTAGGGATGATAGGGAAAGCTGAAAGAAAGCAACCAACAATAGATTTAATAAAAGAGTATAAATCAACATACCTAATAGCAACAGGTGGAGCTGCATATTTAATATCACAATCAATAAAAGATGCGAAAGTAGTAGCATTTGAAGAGATGGGTATGGAAGCAATATATGAGTTTGAAGTCAAAGATATGCCAGTAACAGTCGCTGTTGACACTGAGGGTGTATCTATTCATACAACTGGACCACAAAAATGGAGAGCTATTTAA
- a CDS encoding DUF5718 family protein: MILEEYKDYLGFAVAGNFANHLGEAGEADEFSIIKTEKKDAPKGIFPFYIKNHESFLGTFPLCDDTILSHGKQNENLQVEAEVALICDFEYKDGKITDIIPKSFSAFNDCSIRVNDGKKLSTKKNWGERTKGMSQDIIKIDNFNEENSILAKYHIASFIKRDGIVYDYGTISAVKSYSYFFTQLKDWMIEKFNTQEDCGPLEELTPFLKNANKAKGMIIAAGATAYTEFGKHNFLQKGDEIFVYVYNAHVHSFQDIMNDMSGVDLFLGQCSKLHQIVK; encoded by the coding sequence ATGATATTAGAAGAGTATAAAGACTATTTAGGTTTTGCAGTTGCTGGGAATTTTGCAAATCATTTAGGGGAAGCTGGAGAAGCTGATGAATTTTCTATAATTAAAACAGAGAAAAAAGATGCACCAAAAGGAATTTTTCCTTTTTATATAAAAAACCATGAAAGTTTTTTAGGTACATTTCCTTTATGTGATGATACTATATTAAGCCATGGAAAGCAAAATGAAAACCTTCAAGTTGAAGCAGAAGTTGCTTTAATATGTGATTTTGAATATAAAGATGGAAAAATTACAGATATTATTCCAAAAAGTTTTTCTGCATTTAATGATTGCTCAATTAGAGTAAATGATGGTAAAAAATTAAGTACTAAAAAAAACTGGGGCGAGAGAACAAAAGGAATGTCTCAAGATATTATAAAAATTGATAACTTTAATGAAGAAAATTCAATATTAGCAAAATATCATATTGCATCTTTTATAAAAAGAGATGGAATTGTATATGATTATGGAACAATCTCAGCAGTAAAATCATATAGCTACTTTTTTACACAATTAAAAGATTGGATGATTGAGAAGTTTAATACACAAGAAGATTGTGGACCATTAGAAGAATTAACTCCCTTTTTAAAAAATGCAAATAAAGCAAAAGGTATGATAATTGCAGCTGGAGCTACTGCATATACGGAGTTTGGAAAACATAATTTTTTACAAAAAGGTGATGAAATTTTTGTATATGTATATAACGCACACGTACATAGTTTCCAAGATATTATGAATGATATGAGTGGAGTTGATTTATTCTTAGGACAGTGTTCGAAACTTCATCAAATTGTAAAATAG
- a CDS encoding HpcH/HpaI aldolase/citrate lyase family protein, protein MTHPNKALFESGKSLPIIPSCEHFAGSEKLILKAFEMQKKLGPVFDITCDCEDGAETGKEVEHANMIVKVVNSDANPYDMAGTRIHDFSHPDWRQDVDILVPGAGEKLAYITLPKSTSFEDVKTQVDYIQAKCKEVGITREIPIHILIETHGALNDVEKIATLPWLQVLDFGLMDFVSGYQGAIPAINMRSPGQFNHRLIAAAKTRVCQAAIQNHVIPCHNVTLDLKNPYQTYKDAEIARNDFGFMRMWSIYPTQIQAIVDAMKPDFTELQAAQNILLAAQDAEWGPIQYDGELHDRATYRYFWELVQRAHFSGQKLQEEVTKRFFS, encoded by the coding sequence ATGACACATCCAAATAAAGCACTATTTGAATCAGGAAAATCTTTACCAATAATCCCTTCTTGTGAACACTTTGCAGGAAGTGAAAAATTAATATTAAAAGCATTTGAAATGCAAAAGAAATTAGGTCCAGTTTTTGATATTACTTGTGATTGTGAAGATGGAGCAGAAACAGGAAAAGAAGTAGAACATGCGAATATGATTGTAAAAGTTGTTAATTCAGATGCAAATCCTTATGATATGGCAGGAACAAGAATTCATGACTTTTCTCACCCAGATTGGAGACAAGATGTTGATATTTTAGTTCCAGGTGCTGGTGAAAAATTAGCTTATATTACTCTTCCAAAATCAACTTCTTTTGAAGATGTAAAGACTCAAGTTGATTATATTCAAGCAAAATGCAAAGAAGTAGGAATAACAAGAGAAATTCCAATTCATATTTTAATTGAGACACATGGAGCTTTAAATGATGTAGAAAAAATTGCTACTTTACCTTGGTTACAAGTATTAGATTTTGGTCTAATGGATTTTGTTTCTGGATATCAAGGTGCAATTCCTGCAATTAACATGAGAAGTCCTGGTCAATTTAATCATAGACTAATTGCAGCTGCAAAAACAAGAGTTTGTCAAGCAGCAATTCAAAATCATGTAATACCTTGTCATAATGTAACACTTGATTTAAAAAATCCATATCAAACTTACAAAGATGCTGAAATTGCAAGAAATGATTTTGGATTTATGAGAATGTGGTCAATTTATCCAACACAAATTCAAGCAATTGTAGATGCGATGAAACCAGACTTTACTGAACTTCAAGCAGCTCAAAATATTTTACTTGCAGCACAAGATGCTGAATGGGGACCAATTCAATATGATGGTGAGTTACATGATAGAGCAACATACAGATATTTTTGGGAACTTGTGCAAAGAGCACACTTTTCTGGACAAAAACTTCAAGAAGAAGTGACAAAAAGATTTTTTTCATAA
- a CDS encoding IclR family transcriptional regulator: MQKQNKSLSKGLIVLKQIMASTKPLTANILCQKLQIDKSTMSRLITTLMNEDFIEYKSSTKEIILSDILKKIIHKDDREKIVEKTSGLLDEIFYLTEECSYIGIFDNNSVLYLNQVDKSKRVLKTRNSVGLHAPIHTNGFGKAILAFKEDINLETIELKKFTSNTITSITKLKKEIELIKERGYAIGNEEHEFGLCSVAVPYFNKKGEFVGTVGVSGLTVRMDEQKLHEYGQKIFKLVNPYV, encoded by the coding sequence GTGCAAAAACAAAATAAATCACTATCAAAAGGCTTAATTGTTTTAAAACAAATAATGGCAAGTACTAAACCTTTGACAGCAAATATATTATGCCAAAAGTTACAAATTGATAAAAGTACAATGTCAAGATTGATTACAACATTAATGAATGAAGATTTTATAGAGTATAAAAGTAGTACAAAAGAGATTATTTTAAGTGATATATTAAAGAAGATAATTCATAAAGATGATAGGGAAAAAATAGTAGAAAAAACAAGTGGATTGCTTGATGAGATTTTCTATTTAACAGAAGAGTGCTCTTATATTGGGATTTTTGATAATAATTCTGTGTTATATTTAAATCAAGTTGATAAGTCAAAAAGAGTTTTAAAAACTAGAAATTCAGTTGGTCTTCATGCTCCAATTCATACTAATGGGTTTGGAAAAGCTATATTGGCTTTTAAAGAAGATATAAACTTAGAAACAATTGAGCTTAAAAAATTTACTTCAAATACGATTACTAGTATAACAAAATTAAAAAAAGAGATAGAATTAATAAAAGAAAGAGGGTATGCAATAGGAAATGAAGAACATGAATTTGGTTTATGCTCTGTTGCTGTTCCTTATTTTAATAAAAAAGGTGAGTTTGTAGGAACTGTTGGAGTTTCTGGACTTACAGTAAGAATGGATGAACAAAAGCTTCATGAATATGGACAAAAAATATTTAAGTTAGTTAATCCATATGTATAA